A single Numenius arquata chromosome 1, bNumArq3.hap1.1, whole genome shotgun sequence DNA region contains:
- the RBBP7 gene encoding histone-binding protein RBBP7, giving the protein MASKEVLEDTVEERVISEEYKIWKKNTPFLYDLVMTHALEWPSLTVQWLPDVTRPEGKDYALHWLVLGTHTSDEQNHLVVARVQIPNDDQFDTSQYDSEKGEFGGFGSVTGKIETEIKINHEGEVNRARYMPQNPCIIATKTPSADVLVFDYTKHPSKPDPSGECNPDLRLRGHQKEGYGLSWNSNLSGHLLSASDDHTVCLWDVSAGPKEGKIVDAKAIFTGHSAVVEDVAWHLLHESLFGSVADDQKLMIWDTRSNTTSKPSHSVDAHTAEVNCLSFNPYSEFILATGSADKTVALWDLRNLKLKLHSFESHKDEIFQVHWSPHNETILASSGTDRRLNVWDLSKIGEEQSAEDAEDGPPELLFIHGGHTAKISDFSWNPNEPWVICSVSEDNIMQIWQMAENIYNDEEPDIAAAELEGQGT; this is encoded by the exons ATGGCGAGCAAGGAAG TGCTGGAGGACACGGTGGAGGAACGAGTCATCAGCGAGGAGTACAAGATCTGGAAGAAAAACACCCCCTTCTTGTACGACCTGGTGATGACACATGCGCTGGAGTGGCCCAGTCTCACCGTGCAGTGGTTGCCTGATGTGACTAG GCCAGAAGGAAAGGATTATGCTCTGCACTGGCTGGTTTTGGGAACGCACACATCTGATGAACAGAACCACCTGGTTGTTGCAAGAGTCCAGATTCCCAATGATGATCAGTTTGATACTTCGCAGTATGACAGTGAGAAAGGAG AGTTTGGTGGCTTTGGATCTGTGACTGGCAAAATTGAAACAGAGATCAAAATTAACCATGAAGGTGAAGTAAACCGTGCTCGTTACATGCCACAGAATCCCTGCATCATTGCTACAAAAACACCATCTGCTGATGTGTTGGTGTTTGATTACACTAAACATCCCTCAAAACCAG acCCAAGTGGAGAGTGTAACCCTGACCTTAGATTAAGAGGGCACCAGAAGGAAGGCTATGGTTTATCATGGAACTCAAATTTGAGTGGACATCTTCTCAGTGCATCAGATGATCAT ACTGTGTGTTTATGGGATGTAAGTGCTGGACCAAAAGAAGGCAAAATTGTTGATGCGAAAGCGATTTTTACTGGACACTCTGCAGTAGTAGAAGATGTGGCGTGGCATCTGCTCCATGAATCTCTGTTTGGATCTGTGGCGGATGACCAGAAGCTTATGAT TTGGGACACAAGATCTAATACCACGTCCAAACCAAGTCATTCTGTAGATGCTCATACAGCTGAGGTCAACTGTCTGTCCTTCAATCCTTACAGCGAGTTCATTCTAGCAACTGGTTCTGCTGACAAG ACAGTGGCTTTGTGGGATCTTCGGAACTTAAAATTGAAACTCCATTCTTTTGAGTCACATAAAGATGAAATTTTTCAG gTTCACTGGTCTCCTCATAATGAAACGATTCTTGCTTCAAGTGGTACTGATCGTCGGCTTAATGTATGGGATCTGAG TAAAATTGGAGAAGAGCAGTCTGCAGAGGATGCAGAAGACGGGCCTCCTGAGCTGCTG TTTATTCATGGAGGACACACTGCcaaaatttcagatttcagttGGAATCCTAATGAGCCTTGGGTAATCTGTTCTGTATCGGAGGACAACATAATGCAGATATGGCAAATG GCAGAGAACATTTACAATGATGAAGAACCAGATATAGCAGCAGCCGAACTGGAGGGTCAAGGAACGTAA